The Candidatus Poribacteria bacterium DNA window ACGACCTGGATCCAGTCCTGCCACACGGGGTCGAGCTGAGCGAAGTAGAGCGTAGTCGCTGGCATGGGGGGTCCTCATTCTTACGAGCAGTGAGATTCTACGGGTTGGCGCGGCATATCACAACCGCGACTTCTCGCAGTGCGACGTGCTGGTTCCCATCGTCCCTTGACCGCCGCGATTCGCCGTCGTACTCTCAACGCGTTGCCCAGCGTGTCCGACGACCCCTGCTGTGGGAGGCTTGTGAGGTGAGTGTCGATCTGGAGCAGCGCGCGAGCGATCCGATCGCCGTACCGAAGATCGTATCTGACGCTGACGTGTGCCATTTCGTCGATAAGGGATTCCTCGTCGTCCCGAACCTGATGACTGTCGATGAAATCGCCGATCTGCGCCAGGACACGGTGAACTTGGCGCGCGGCGCCTACCCGTGCGACTCCCTGAAACCCCTGCCGGGCGATATGTCCGATACCGAGGCGCTCGCCAACATCCTGTGCATCCATCAACCGCACTACATCAGTCCGGTGATGGAGAAGTACGTCCGCCACCCACGCATCTGCGGTGTGCTGAGTCAGATCACGGCGGCGCATCTGCCTCACTGGGATGGCAGCGCCAAGTGCATGCAATCGATGTTGTTCGTCAAGCCGCCGGGATTCCAGGGGCAGGCGTGGCATCAGGACGAAGTCTACATCCCGACAAGGGACCGCTCGCTCATCGGCGCGTGGATCGCCATGGACGACGCGACCATCGAGAACGGCTGCTTGTGGATCATTCCCGGATCGCACCGATCCGGGTACCTGTACCCCCAGCGAGAGCACAAGAACCCCGAGGAGTTCGATTTCGCCGGGGAGAGCTACGGCTTCGACGAGACCGCCGAGGTGCCCGTCGAGGTGAGCTGCGGTTCCGTCGTGTTCTTCAACGGCTATCTGCTGCACCGCTCGCGGAAGAACCGCAGCGGCATCTATCGACGGGTTCTGGTGAATCACTACTGCAACGCATGGTCGCTGCTGCCGTGGAGTATGCGCGAGGGCGAACGTCCCGCGACCGCCGACCGGCGAGCGATTGTCCACGTGTCCGGCGTCGACCCTTACGCGTGGAAGGGCGTCGAAACGCCGCCGAACAACGTGTGGCTGCGGACGTGTCAGGCGAACACGGAAACCAAGTCGCAGCCGTAACGGTCGGCGCGACGACGTCGGAGGCTCTGCCCGGACGATGATTACGCGCGTGATCATCCGGAACTTCAAGCGATTCGAAGAGCAGGAGTTCGGCGACCTCGGCAGCCTCCACTTGTTGGTCGGGCAGAACAACTCCGGCAAGAGCACGCTCCTTCAGGCGCTTGCGATCTGGTCCTTCTGCATCGAGCAGTTCAGGATGTCTGCGCGAAGTGGTGAGCGCGCCATCGAGATCACGCTGCCGAATTTCACACCGTTGCCGTTGCCTGAGTTCCGACTTCTGTGGCTGAACAAGACGGAACGCAAGTATACACAGCTTAGTGACCCCGCGTCAGGCAAGATGAAGCGAGTTCAGGAGTTCATCCGCATTGAGTTGGACGTCGAGTGGCAGACTCGCGTTGGTACCTCCCATCAGTTCCGCGTTGAGCTTCGATACCAGACGCGACAGACCGTTTACGCAAGACCGGTTGGAGGATGGGAGCGATTCCGTGCATTGGACCGCGAAGGAGCCTTTCCTCGCGTCGTCTATGTGCCTCCGACATCCAATATCGAGGATCGAGAGCAATGGGTTGACGATCCTGTGCTGGGCGCGCGGGTGGGACGCGGCCAGCCTGGTAGCATCGTCCGTAACGTGCTTCTTCGCACTGCTGAACGGCAAGGTGGACTGGGCGTTCGGACTCCATTCGGAGAACTGACGTCAAGGGTCAAGGACTGGTTCGGCGTAGACGTATGCCAGCCGGAGTACCGGCGAGGGCAAGACCAGTACATCACATCCGTCTACCGCACCGCGGATCAGGTTGAACTCGATTGGGTCAACGCTGGGAGTGGACTCCTTCAGACTCTCATTGTGCTCTCGTTCCTCTACGGATTCGAACCCGACGTCTTGTTACTGGACGAACCCGACGCGCACCTTCATGTGAACCTGCAGCGGTCGCTGCTGCAGTTCCTGAGCAAGACCGCGCGCGAAGAGTCTGTACAGATGCTCATCGCGACGCATGCAGAGGAGTTCATCCGCAACGTCGACGCGTCGCAGATCACGTTCCTGACACCGGGAGGACCGCGACCCATCAAGCGCGTCGAAGCTGCAACGTTCGCGCTCAGCGAGATCAGCAACCTCGATCTGGTGAACCTGATCGAAAGGCGCGTTTTCGTCTACGTCGAAGGAGAAACGGACGCGGAACTCCTGCGCGCATGGGCGGGCGTGCTGGACGGAACGGCGGAGTTCGAGGGGATCGAGTCGGCTATAGAATCGCGCGTCGCGTTCATCCCGCTTGGCGGGGGCAGCGCCGACGAAATGAAAGAACGCGCGGATCGGCACTTCGACGGCGCTCGCCTTCTCAGCGACAGAGCGGAGCGTGTGATGTTGCTCGATCGGAACAACCGGGCGACACTGCCGGCGGACACAGACGGGAATCCTGTCCTGCGCGTGTGGAAGCGGCGGCACGTTGAGAACTACCTGTTGATTCCTCATCCGTGGCAAAGGGTTGTCGAACGCGATTTCGAGCTCCACCGCAACATAGTCGACGGGTTCTTCTTCGACGAGCAGGGCTTCTCGGATCGAACCGATTGGCTTTCGGACACCGTCGAGAGTCTGAACACAAGCCGCGCCAAACTGCTGCTTTTCGACGCGCGGCAAGCGCTGAACCATTACGATGCGCTGAACGCGCGCCTCTACGACCACGGTCTGAT harbors:
- a CDS encoding phytanoyl-CoA dioxygenase family protein; this encodes MAVALGDDGLVAVHFEGCAHLGRLDGGRPRLVRSDRVLRAPHRLRVFVARDADDSPVGGSHVDDLDPVLPHGVELSEVERSRWHGGSSFLRAVRFYGLARHITTATSRSATCWFPSSLDRRDSPSYSQRVAQRVRRPLLWEACEVSVDLEQRASDPIAVPKIVSDADVCHFVDKGFLVVPNLMTVDEIADLRQDTVNLARGAYPCDSLKPLPGDMSDTEALANILCIHQPHYISPVMEKYVRHPRICGVLSQITAAHLPHWDGSAKCMQSMLFVKPPGFQGQAWHQDEVYIPTRDRSLIGAWIAMDDATIENGCLWIIPGSHRSGYLYPQREHKNPEEFDFAGESYGFDETAEVPVEVSCGSVVFFNGYLLHRSRKNRSGIYRRVLVNHYCNAWSLLPWSMREGERPATADRRAIVHVSGVDPYAWKGVETPPNNVWLRTCQANTETKSQP
- a CDS encoding chromosome segregation protein SMC, with amino-acid sequence MITRVIIRNFKRFEEQEFGDLGSLHLLVGQNNSGKSTLLQALAIWSFCIEQFRMSARSGERAIEITLPNFTPLPLPEFRLLWLNKTERKYTQLSDPASGKMKRVQEFIRIELDVEWQTRVGTSHQFRVELRYQTRQTVYARPVGGWERFRALDREGAFPRVVYVPPTSNIEDREQWVDDPVLGARVGRGQPGSIVRNVLLRTAERQGGLGVRTPFGELTSRVKDWFGVDVCQPEYRRGQDQYITSVYRTADQVELDWVNAGSGLLQTLIVLSFLYGFEPDVLLLDEPDAHLHVNLQRSLLQFLSKTAREESVQMLIATHAEEFIRNVDASQITFLTPGGPRPIKRVEAATFALSEISNLDLVNLIERRVFVYVEGETDAELLRAWAGVLDGTAEFEGIESAIESRVAFIPLGGGSADEMKERADRHFDGARLLSDRAERVMLLDRNNRATLPADTDGNPVLRVWKRRHVENYLLIPHPWQRVVERDFELHRNIVDGFFFDEQGFSDRTDWLSDTVESLNTSRAKLLLFDARQALNHYDALNARLYDHGLIYTRHDIASAMRPEEVHRDVRDVLRLIYDKTRVP